A single genomic interval of Streptomyces sp. NBC_00663 harbors:
- a CDS encoding bifunctional helix-turn-helix transcriptional regulator/GNAT family N-acetyltransferase, with product MDPVSTGHIATLRRFNRYFTRRIGALDDHYLGQDRPLGEARLLFEIGDGASLRELRGRLGLDAGYLSRMAKALEAQGLVRLSAHPGDNRLRVVEPTPAGQAELREQNRRANALAAGLLEALTPDQRAELTGAMATAQRLLRLAAITVVPVDGHSPDARACLDAYAADIDARFPEGFDASDLVGPTEVSGAAGAFFVAYEEGRPVGCGALRRLEPGVGEIKHVWVHPDARRLGLARRLLAALEQAAAERELTVVRLDTHATLIEAQAMYRACGYTEIPAYGDHVYAAHWFEKRL from the coding sequence ATGGACCCGGTGTCGACCGGCCACATCGCGACCCTCCGCCGGTTCAACCGCTACTTCACCCGTCGCATCGGCGCCCTCGACGACCACTACCTCGGCCAGGACCGCCCCCTCGGCGAGGCCCGGCTGCTGTTCGAGATCGGTGACGGGGCGTCCCTGCGCGAGCTGCGCGGCCGTCTCGGCCTGGACGCCGGGTATCTGAGCCGGATGGCGAAGGCCCTGGAGGCGCAGGGCCTGGTCCGGCTGAGCGCGCACCCCGGCGACAACCGGCTGCGCGTGGTCGAGCCGACCCCGGCCGGACAGGCCGAGCTGAGGGAACAGAACCGGCGGGCGAACGCCCTCGCCGCCGGCCTCCTCGAAGCCCTCACCCCGGACCAGCGCGCCGAGCTGACCGGCGCCATGGCCACCGCCCAGCGCCTGTTGCGGCTCGCGGCCATCACCGTCGTACCCGTGGACGGCCACAGCCCGGACGCCCGCGCCTGTCTGGACGCCTACGCCGCCGACATCGACGCCCGCTTCCCCGAGGGTTTCGACGCCTCCGACCTGGTCGGCCCCACGGAGGTGTCCGGCGCGGCGGGCGCGTTCTTCGTGGCGTACGAGGAGGGCCGTCCGGTGGGCTGCGGGGCGCTGCGCCGGCTGGAGCCCGGCGTGGGCGAGATCAAGCATGTGTGGGTGCACCCCGACGCCCGCCGCCTGGGCCTGGCCCGCCGTCTGCTCGCGGCGCTGGAACAGGCCGCCGCCGAACGGGAGTTGACCGTCGTACGACTCGACACGCACGCCACGCTCATCGAGGCGCAGGCGATGTACCGGGCGTGCGGGTACACGGAGATCCCGGCGTACGGGGATCATGTCTACGCGGCCCACTGGTTCGAGAAGCGGCTCTAG